In one window of Mucilaginibacter auburnensis DNA:
- a CDS encoding PQQ-dependent sugar dehydrogenase — protein MKVFNSRSCIILAIVALFITNCSKKNKDSDPDTTPVEPGKYKTELAFPAVAGIDSPVELTSPDDGSNRIFVVSQKGMIYQFNNNSQVNKADLFLDISYKVGVSEESGLLGLAFHPNYKTNGCFYVFYSVYNGGPQTVISRFKVNASNPNVADASSEEVLLTFDRTYYNHNGGKLAFGNDGLLYISVGDGGNVADPQKKGQDRKTLLGKMLRIDIDKTEPGKKYAIPVDNPFKSNTEGFKEEIYAYGLRNPWRFSFDRSTRKLWLADVGQSRQEEIDLIEKGGNYGWSIMEGTECLGGVDCNKTGLNMPLYSYGRTDGGSITGGYVSHDKNLQTLTGRYIYGDFVSGKIWALTYSGNTVVRNDLVASVSPGTLSSFGQDSNNGLYVLNYKDGKIYKFVADK, from the coding sequence ATGAAAGTTTTCAACTCGCGCTCATGTATAATTCTTGCAATTGTTGCTTTGTTTATCACCAATTGTTCAAAGAAAAACAAGGACAGTGACCCTGACACTACTCCGGTAGAGCCGGGCAAATATAAAACGGAACTTGCTTTCCCGGCGGTTGCGGGTATTGATAGTCCGGTTGAACTAACCAGCCCCGATGATGGTAGCAACAGGATTTTTGTTGTAAGCCAAAAAGGAATGATCTATCAATTTAACAACAATTCGCAAGTTAACAAAGCTGATTTGTTTTTAGATATCTCATATAAAGTTGGGGTTAGCGAGGAGAGTGGTTTGCTGGGTTTGGCGTTTCATCCTAATTATAAAACAAACGGCTGTTTCTATGTATTCTATTCCGTTTATAACGGAGGACCTCAGACAGTTATATCTAGGTTCAAAGTAAACGCTTCTAACCCAAACGTTGCTGATGCTTCAAGCGAAGAGGTTTTGTTAACTTTTGACAGGACTTATTATAACCATAACGGCGGTAAACTGGCTTTTGGGAATGACGGACTGTTATATATATCTGTTGGTGATGGTGGAAATGTTGCTGATCCGCAAAAAAAAGGGCAGGATAGAAAAACCTTGTTAGGAAAAATGCTGCGTATTGACATTGATAAAACTGAGCCGGGTAAGAAATACGCAATACCTGTCGATAATCCATTTAAATCAAATACCGAAGGTTTTAAGGAAGAGATATACGCTTATGGCCTCCGTAACCCATGGCGCTTTAGTTTTGACCGCTCTACGCGCAAACTTTGGTTAGCCGATGTAGGTCAAAGCAGGCAGGAAGAAATTGATTTGATTGAAAAGGGCGGCAACTACGGTTGGAGTATAATGGAAGGAACGGAATGCCTTGGCGGTGTGGATTGCAATAAAACTGGTTTAAACATGCCATTATACAGCTATGGCAGAACCGATGGCGGAAGCATTACCGGGGGCTACGTAAGCCATGATAAAAACCTGCAGACCTTAACCGGAAGATACATTTACGGCGATTTTGTATCAGGTAAGATTTGGGCGCTTACTTATTCAGGCAATACGGTTGTACGTAATGATCTAGTTGCTTCAGTAAGTCCCGGTACACTATCTTCTTTCGGTCAGGATAGTAACAATGGGCTGTACGTTTTAAATTATAAAGACGGAAAAATTTACAAGTTTGTAGCCGATAAATAA
- a CDS encoding MOSC domain-containing protein, which produces MLTISQLYIYPIKSLAGIKLDTVEVTDRGFKHDRRWMLVDENNRFLSQREIAVMALIKSRITDHYLEVTYKDSSIKIPLTPVKQEFITVLVWDDTCNAQLVDDDIDKWFSGVLGLNCRLVYMPDESLRNTDPQYTPEGYITSFADAYPFLMIGQASLNDLNSRLTQPIPMNRFRPNIVFKCAEPYQEDLINEFTINNIRFNGVKLCARCNIPTIDQDTAIAAKEPSKTMAGYRLKNKKIYFGQNLIHTGSGVISVGDELKVLSTHNEERFIV; this is translated from the coding sequence ATGTTAACTATCAGCCAATTGTACATTTATCCAATTAAGTCATTAGCAGGCATAAAACTGGATACTGTTGAAGTGACCGATCGTGGTTTTAAGCATGACCGCCGATGGATGCTGGTGGATGAGAATAACCGTTTCCTATCGCAAAGAGAAATTGCTGTTATGGCGCTGATCAAAAGCAGAATAACCGATCACTACCTGGAAGTTACTTATAAAGATAGTTCAATTAAAATTCCATTAACACCTGTTAAACAAGAATTTATAACGGTTTTAGTTTGGGACGATACGTGTAATGCTCAACTGGTTGACGATGACATTGACAAGTGGTTTAGCGGGGTACTTGGGTTGAATTGCAGGCTGGTTTATATGCCTGATGAAAGCCTGAGAAACACAGACCCACAATATACGCCGGAAGGTTACATCACATCATTTGCCGATGCTTATCCTTTTTTAATGATAGGCCAGGCATCGCTAAATGATCTTAACTCCCGGCTTACCCAGCCCATCCCAATGAATAGGTTTAGGCCTAATATAGTTTTTAAGTGCGCTGAGCCTTACCAGGAAGATCTTATAAATGAATTTACTATAAATAATATCAGGTTTAATGGTGTTAAGCTTTGCGCCCGCTGCAACATTCCAACCATTGATCAGGATACTGCCATCGCAGCAAAAGAACCGTCAAAAACCATGGCTGGGTATCGTTTAAAGAATAAAAAAATATACTTTGGTCAAAATTTAATTCATACCGGTAGCGGTGTGATCTCCGTTGGAGATGAGTTAAAGGTATTATCAACCCATAACGAAGAACGTTTTATTGTATAA
- a CDS encoding SelT/SelW/SelH family protein, producing the protein MKPTITIEYCPKCRWLLRAAYMAQELLTTFEDDLQGVTLRPSEISGRYTISINEEILFDRKREGRFPEVKELKQKVRDVVHPGKDLGHSDKSA; encoded by the coding sequence ATGAAACCCACCATCACTATAGAATATTGCCCCAAATGCCGTTGGTTATTACGTGCTGCTTATATGGCGCAAGAGTTATTGACAACTTTTGAGGATGACCTGCAAGGCGTTACCCTTAGGCCCAGTGAAATATCGGGCCGATATACCATAAGTATTAATGAAGAAATACTATTTGACAGGAAACGTGAAGGCCGGTTCCCCGAAGTTAAGGAGTTGAAGCAAAAAGTACGGGATGTTGTTCATCCGGGCAAAGACCTGGGCCACAGCGACAAATCAGCTTAA
- a CDS encoding RrF2 family transcriptional regulator has translation MLSKKTKYAIKALVILGKNMDQPPMQISKIAELEKIPKKFLEQILLDMRNAGFLYSKKGAGGGYALNKDPKEIFLVSIMRITDGPIAMVPCASLNFYHRCDECHQETSCGIRDVFIEVRDATLKILTETSIADVIAREGSLII, from the coding sequence ATGCTGTCTAAAAAAACTAAATATGCTATAAAGGCATTAGTTATCCTGGGTAAAAATATGGATCAGCCGCCAATGCAGATCTCCAAGATAGCAGAACTAGAAAAAATACCTAAAAAGTTTCTTGAACAAATACTACTGGATATGCGCAACGCCGGCTTCCTGTACAGTAAAAAGGGTGCCGGCGGTGGTTATGCATTGAATAAAGACCCGAAAGAAATTTTTCTGGTAAGCATTATGCGTATTACTGATGGCCCTATTGCCATGGTTCCTTGCGCAAGCTTAAACTTCTATCACCGTTGCGACGAGTGCCACCAGGAAACCTCTTGCGGTATACGCGATGTATTTATTGAGGTACGAGATGCTACTTTGAAAATTCTAACAGAGACAAGTATAGCTGATGTAATTGCCCGCGAAGGAAGTCTCATAATTTAA
- a CDS encoding HEPN domain-containing protein: MQSFRTELENPIVEQDIIDLEKKIRLFREGKIHDEKFRSLRLARGVYGQRQPGVQMVRIKLPFGKVTFKQLLRIADVSDEYASSNLHLTTRQDIQIHYVSLDRTPQLWADLEKDDVTLREACGNTVRNVTASPTSGIDPTEPFDVSPYAQGVFEYLLRNPVNQDMPRKFKISFSANDDDTAFSFAHDLGFIPKINANGERGFKVLLGGGLGAQPILANMVNEFLPEDQLVPYIESTLRVFDRYGERNNRNKARLKYVIQKLGLDEVLNLIQQERIANKVKSYKINTEAVAVPALPEPIEFGEVAVSDPFRYEQWLATNVFEQKQKGYYGVYIKVETGDIPTDKARKLVALLQPLAGDEIRVTQNQGLLLKYVRKEAFPTLFNGLAELGMAAPGFDSVADVTTCPGTDTCNLGISNSMTFARVVEGLIYDEYEELIYNRDIKIKISGCMNSCGQHSMAHIGFHGSSLKAGTKVLPSMQVMLGGGVVGDGVGRAGDRVIKVPAKRATDVLRMVLNDYKANSVENEVFHGYYDRQGKDYFYQMLKPLADLTTLKDEDFVDWGHVEEYEKAIGVGECAGVVIDLVATLLFESDEKLEWANQSFNGGAWADAIYHSYNVFINSAKALLLDKGINSSTQAGIIREFDAQYVTTGELALEGSFNDLVLQINKNEPSEEFATDYKAQAEAFLAAVKTKREAILQS, encoded by the coding sequence ATGCAAAGCTTCAGAACAGAACTGGAGAATCCAATTGTTGAGCAAGATATAATAGATCTTGAAAAGAAGATCCGCCTTTTTCGTGAAGGTAAAATACATGACGAAAAATTCAGAAGCTTGCGCTTAGCGCGTGGCGTATATGGTCAGCGTCAGCCCGGCGTTCAGATGGTACGTATCAAATTACCATTTGGTAAAGTTACCTTCAAACAGTTATTAAGAATAGCTGATGTATCTGATGAGTATGCAAGCAGTAATCTGCATTTAACCACCCGTCAGGATATACAGATCCACTATGTAAGCTTAGACAGAACACCGCAGTTGTGGGCCGATCTGGAAAAGGATGATGTAACGCTTCGTGAGGCATGCGGAAACACTGTACGTAATGTAACTGCCTCTCCTACTTCCGGCATTGATCCAACAGAGCCTTTTGATGTTTCACCGTATGCACAAGGCGTATTTGAATATCTTTTACGCAATCCGGTTAACCAGGATATGCCGCGTAAATTCAAAATTTCTTTTTCGGCAAATGATGATGACACAGCCTTCTCTTTCGCGCACGATTTAGGTTTTATTCCGAAGATTAATGCTAATGGCGAACGAGGCTTTAAAGTGTTGTTAGGCGGAGGTTTAGGCGCGCAGCCCATTCTGGCCAATATGGTCAACGAGTTTTTACCGGAAGATCAGTTAGTACCTTATATTGAATCAACACTGCGTGTATTTGACCGTTACGGCGAAAGAAACAATCGTAATAAAGCGCGTTTGAAATACGTAATTCAGAAGTTGGGCTTAGACGAAGTTTTAAATCTGATCCAACAGGAGAGAATCGCTAACAAAGTAAAATCATATAAAATAAACACCGAAGCTGTAGCAGTTCCCGCTTTACCTGAACCTATTGAATTTGGTGAAGTAGCTGTTAGCGATCCGTTCAGATATGAGCAGTGGTTGGCCACCAACGTTTTTGAACAAAAGCAAAAAGGTTACTATGGCGTATACATTAAAGTTGAAACCGGTGATATTCCTACTGATAAAGCCCGCAAACTGGTGGCTTTGTTACAACCATTAGCCGGTGATGAGATACGTGTTACGCAAAACCAGGGCCTGCTATTAAAGTATGTACGTAAAGAAGCATTCCCTACTTTATTTAACGGCTTAGCCGAATTGGGCATGGCAGCACCGGGTTTTGACAGCGTTGCTGACGTTACCACTTGTCCGGGTACTGACACTTGTAACTTAGGTATATCAAACAGTATGACCTTTGCCCGTGTGGTTGAAGGCTTGATCTATGATGAATATGAAGAGTTGATCTACAACCGTGATATCAAGATCAAAATAAGTGGTTGTATGAATTCATGCGGTCAGCACAGTATGGCACATATCGGTTTCCACGGAAGTTCCTTAAAAGCAGGCACCAAGGTGTTACCATCTATGCAGGTGATGTTAGGCGGAGGTGTTGTTGGCGATGGTGTTGGCCGTGCCGGCGACAGGGTTATCAAAGTGCCTGCAAAACGCGCTACTGATGTATTACGGATGGTATTAAATGATTATAAAGCTAATTCGGTTGAGAATGAGGTTTTCCATGGTTATTATGATCGTCAGGGAAAAGACTATTTCTACCAGATGTTAAAGCCATTGGCAGATTTAACAACTTTGAAAGACGAAGATTTTGTTGATTGGGGCCACGTTGAGGAATACGAAAAAGCGATTGGCGTTGGCGAGTGCGCAGGTGTAGTGATTGACCTGGTTGCAACGTTGCTTTTTGAGTCTGACGAAAAATTAGAATGGGCCAACCAATCATTCAATGGTGGTGCCTGGGCAGATGCTATTTACCATTCGTACAATGTATTTATTAACTCTGCTAAAGCATTGTTGTTGGATAAAGGAATTAATAGCAGCACACAAGCTGGCATCATCCGGGAGTTTGACGCTCAGTATGTTACCACTGGTGAACTGGCTTTGGAAGGCAGCTTTAATGATTTAGTTTTGCAGATCAATAAAAACGAACCATCTGAAGAATTTGCTACAGATTACAAAGCGCAGGCTGAAGCGTTTTTAGCAGCGGTAAAAACAAAAAGAGAAGCAATTTTGCAATCGTAA
- a CDS encoding precorrin-2 dehydrogenase/sirohydrochlorin ferrochelatase family protein — translation MTLVNNTGNNNEELGNQLFPVFIKLNELHTVLIGAGPVGLEKLIAILNNSAKATITIIAIDVLPEIYSLAESFKGISIHQKAFEASDLDIADIVVAATNNNVLNEEIRAAAKQRKLLVNVADKPALCDFYLGSVVKKGDLKIGISTNGKSPTVAKRIKELLTNALPDELDVTLQQLNEIRNSLTGDFAFKVKELNRITAMLLASESGEEKNTATKTTE, via the coding sequence ATGACATTAGTTAATAATACCGGAAATAACAATGAAGAATTGGGAAACCAATTGTTTCCGGTATTTATTAAACTGAACGAATTACACACGGTGCTGATTGGTGCTGGCCCGGTTGGATTGGAAAAGCTTATTGCTATTTTAAATAACAGTGCCAAAGCAACCATCACCATAATTGCGATAGATGTATTGCCCGAGATATACTCATTAGCTGAATCATTTAAGGGTATTTCCATCCATCAAAAAGCTTTTGAAGCATCAGATTTAGATATAGCTGATATTGTTGTTGCGGCAACTAACAACAATGTTTTAAATGAGGAAATCAGAGCGGCGGCAAAACAACGCAAACTGTTAGTTAACGTAGCTGATAAACCCGCGTTATGTGATTTTTACTTAGGATCTGTTGTAAAGAAGGGCGATTTAAAAATAGGTATATCCACCAATGGAAAATCGCCTACTGTTGCAAAAAGGATAAAAGAATTATTGACTAACGCATTGCCCGATGAGTTAGATGTAACCTTGCAGCAGTTGAATGAGATACGCAACAGTTTAACAGGCGATTTCGCTTTCAAGGTGAAAGAGCTCAATAGAATAACAGCAATGTTGCTGGCATCGGAAAGCGGTGAGGAAAAAAACACCGCGACCAAAACCACCGAATAG
- a CDS encoding phosphoadenylyl-sulfate reductase, whose protein sequence is MDLFSEEVKLLTAGLAPAQALAALADRFPGKVIFSTSFGWEDQVISHMIFENNLAIKVFTLETGRLFPETYYTWNRTMERFGKPIYAYYPQNDLLEQMVSAKGPSSFYESVENRKECCYIRKIEPLKRALQGNDVWITGIRAEQSANRQFMENVEWDESNNMVKFHPIFDWTLEEVKGYIKQYNIPYNPLHDKGFPSIGCMPCTRAVAEGEDFRAGRWWWEDQSKKECGLHEVAKQD, encoded by the coding sequence ATGGACCTTTTTAGCGAAGAAGTAAAATTATTAACTGCCGGATTAGCGCCTGCTCAGGCTTTAGCAGCTTTAGCTGATCGTTTTCCTGGGAAGGTAATATTTTCTACAAGTTTTGGCTGGGAAGATCAGGTGATCAGTCACATGATATTTGAAAACAACCTGGCTATTAAAGTTTTTACTTTAGAGACAGGCAGGTTATTTCCAGAAACATATTACACCTGGAACAGAACTATGGAGCGTTTTGGCAAACCCATATACGCCTATTACCCGCAAAATGATCTTTTGGAACAAATGGTTTCCGCTAAAGGTCCAAGCAGTTTCTATGAATCTGTAGAGAACCGTAAAGAATGCTGTTACATCCGTAAAATAGAACCACTTAAACGCGCCTTACAGGGCAACGATGTTTGGATAACAGGTATCAGAGCAGAGCAATCCGCCAATCGTCAGTTTATGGAAAATGTTGAATGGGACGAATCAAACAACATGGTGAAATTCCATCCAATTTTTGACTGGACGCTTGAAGAAGTAAAAGGCTATATCAAACAATATAACATTCCTTACAATCCACTGCATGATAAAGGCTTTCCGAGTATAGGCTGTATGCCATGCACACGTGCTGTAGCCGAGGGTGAAGACTTCCGCGCCGGCCGTTGGTGGTGGGAAGACCAATCCAAAAAAGAGTGCGGCCTGCACGAGGTTGCCAAACAGGACTAA
- a CDS encoding plastocyanin/azurin family copper-binding protein, whose amino-acid sequence MIKTKIKHLLVFAITVLLCLPFSYVASQGVEQPTNITITAKEGLQFDLARFAVRPGANVKLIFKNVDEMTHNFIITLPGERLNVITLTQNLPAEVAVKQGYVPKTDKILFAIPAINPSESKVISFTAPAKEGVYPYVCTFPGHGYVMYGAMYVTTGKLPAIQNDPNVPDSRQNDGTHDDDEHDMSSMAAPKTLATTTSHPYKLEPPTLYRIFMPDASPAAIAVNLSDGISYCWDATTSRLRYLWSGGFLDNAEHWKGNGKPLAKILGTVFYRDSTGGALRMGNVDHKPVSEFKGYRLLNKYPQFIYTLDGADVTELITSAQAEGKGIIRTFTFDKLKKDLYFVTTENDGMTYSSTAGKWKNGVLKLSAKEARKFSITMVAKSN is encoded by the coding sequence ATGATAAAAACAAAAATAAAACACCTTTTAGTTTTTGCTATAACAGTGTTGCTGTGTTTGCCGTTTAGTTACGTGGCGTCTCAGGGCGTTGAGCAACCAACTAATATAACCATAACTGCAAAGGAAGGCTTGCAATTTGACTTGGCTCGTTTTGCCGTTCGCCCGGGAGCGAATGTGAAGCTTATCTTCAAAAACGTTGATGAAATGACGCATAATTTCATTATAACGTTGCCTGGTGAGCGCCTTAACGTTATTACACTTACGCAAAACTTACCTGCGGAGGTTGCTGTTAAGCAAGGTTACGTTCCTAAAACAGATAAGATACTCTTTGCAATTCCGGCTATCAATCCATCAGAAAGTAAAGTGATAAGCTTCACTGCGCCGGCAAAAGAAGGTGTTTACCCATACGTTTGTACATTTCCGGGACATGGATACGTAATGTATGGTGCCATGTATGTTACAACAGGAAAACTTCCGGCTATCCAAAATGATCCAAATGTTCCTGATAGCCGGCAAAATGACGGAACGCACGACGATGATGAGCATGACATGAGTTCGATGGCTGCGCCAAAGACCTTAGCAACAACCACAAGCCACCCTTATAAACTTGAGCCCCCGACTTTATACCGCATATTTATGCCTGATGCAAGTCCGGCGGCAATTGCGGTTAACCTTTCTGATGGCATCTCGTACTGTTGGGATGCGACTACAAGTCGATTGCGTTACTTGTGGTCAGGTGGTTTTTTAGATAATGCCGAACACTGGAAAGGCAATGGCAAACCGCTGGCGAAGATATTAGGCACCGTTTTTTATCGAGACTCTACAGGTGGCGCTTTACGGATGGGCAATGTTGATCATAAACCGGTTTCAGAATTTAAGGGGTATAGATTATTAAACAAGTACCCTCAGTTTATTTATACGCTTGATGGTGCTGACGTTACAGAACTCATTACCTCAGCGCAAGCAGAGGGTAAAGGCATAATTAGAACGTTCACTTTTGACAAGCTGAAAAAGGACCTTTATTTTGTAACTACCGAAAATGATGGAATGACATATTCATCCACCGCGGGTAAATGGAAAAACGGGGTTTTGAAGTTAAGCGCTAAAGAGGCGCGCAAGTTTTCAATAACAATGGTAGCTAAAAGCAATTGA
- a CDS encoding PQQ-dependent sugar dehydrogenase: MSINIKSIYTSLYFMLSSVTVFAQNTNLAPTNPSYKVETIQTPEGLSAETGAIAFMPDGRLIACFHRGEVMTYNPLTKQWKLFASGLHDPLGIYAINNNEILLMQRPELTRIKDTDGDGLADEYTTVTDKFGLSGNYHEFAFGPVKDKKGNMFIALNTASVQAGVSKEPRGKLDTTQLKNRMYSAVPYRGWIMKLTPDGKLLPYASGFRSPNGLLLDANDNLFVSDNQGDWLGTSTLYQVKEGKFYGHPASLAWTTGWSRGNPALLPVAELDKMRTKASVLYPNGPMANSPTQPLIDDTGGKFGPFAGQIFVGEMNRSRLMRVMLEEVNGEMQGAVAPFIDDQGLRKGNNRLAFAPDGSLWVGQTDHGWAGDKGIQRIVYTGVLPMDVLKMSITAKGFDITFTQPLNNANLAADAFSFKHYYYEYHAAYGSKQFDVAPVKVNGVTVSEDKRTVSVSLEQLKPGYIYELNMNGITAQNGTPLQNKLICYTVNQLRN; this comes from the coding sequence ATGAGCATTAATATCAAAAGTATTTACACTTCCCTTTACTTCATGCTGAGCAGTGTTACGGTTTTTGCGCAGAATACCAACTTAGCACCGACTAATCCATCGTACAAGGTTGAAACCATTCAAACACCTGAGGGGTTGTCTGCAGAGACTGGCGCAATAGCATTTATGCCGGATGGAAGGCTCATCGCATGCTTCCATCGAGGGGAAGTAATGACGTACAATCCATTAACAAAACAATGGAAGCTTTTCGCCTCCGGCTTGCATGATCCGCTTGGCATCTATGCTATAAACAACAACGAAATACTGTTAATGCAGCGCCCCGAGCTCACCCGTATAAAAGATACTGATGGCGATGGTTTGGCTGATGAATACACAACTGTCACCGATAAATTTGGATTGAGCGGCAACTACCATGAGTTTGCATTCGGTCCGGTTAAAGACAAAAAGGGCAATATGTTTATCGCGCTGAACACGGCGTCTGTACAAGCTGGCGTTTCAAAAGAGCCAAGAGGTAAGCTTGACACCACTCAGTTGAAAAACCGTATGTACTCGGCAGTTCCGTATCGTGGTTGGATCATGAAACTTACACCCGACGGTAAGTTACTTCCTTATGCTTCGGGCTTCCGCTCGCCTAACGGGCTTTTGCTGGACGCTAACGATAATTTATTCGTAAGTGATAACCAAGGCGACTGGTTAGGTACCAGCACATTGTATCAAGTAAAAGAAGGCAAGTTTTACGGTCACCCGGCAAGTTTGGCATGGACGACAGGCTGGAGCCGCGGTAACCCTGCCTTATTACCGGTAGCAGAACTGGATAAAATGCGTACTAAGGCCAGTGTGCTTTATCCCAACGGTCCTATGGCTAACTCTCCTACTCAACCGCTAATTGATGATACCGGTGGAAAGTTCGGTCCGTTTGCAGGGCAGATATTTGTTGGGGAAATGAATCGCTCCAGGTTAATGAGGGTGATGCTGGAAGAGGTGAATGGTGAAATGCAAGGCGCGGTTGCACCCTTTATTGATGACCAGGGTCTACGTAAAGGCAACAACCGCCTGGCCTTTGCACCCGACGGCAGTTTGTGGGTTGGCCAAACAGACCATGGCTGGGCCGGAGATAAAGGCATCCAACGCATAGTTTATACCGGAGTGCTACCTATGGATGTTTTGAAAATGAGCATCACTGCCAAAGGGTTTGATATAACTTTTACTCAACCGCTCAACAATGCTAACCTTGCTGCGGATGCGTTCTCGTTCAAGCATTACTATTATGAGTACCACGCGGCCTATGGTTCAAAGCAGTTTGATGTAGCGCCTGTAAAGGTGAACGGCGTTACGGTATCGGAAGATAAGAGAACGGTGTCAGTCTCGCTGGAGCAACTAAAACCCGGCTATATCTATGAGCTTAACATGAATGGCATAACAGCGCAAAACGGCACACCATTGCAGAATAAGCTGATATGCTATACCGTTAATCAACTGAGGAATTAA